A window from Sphingopyxis alaskensis RB2256 encodes these proteins:
- a CDS encoding alpha/beta hydrolase-fold protein — MRYWTAALLGLALVASPAVARTKARPVVEGQTPQPPIASDNYPYQLFVPQGYLTNARTQYPLLIFLHGSGERGDDVAKVKVHGPPKIADRDPAFPFLTVSPLLGADQDWDIAKLDRLVDHIAATYRVDPARIYLTGLSRGGHASWRWAIAQPRRFAAVAPVAGRGNPGEACRLMDLPVWAFHGDRDDVVIPEGSFAMARAIRACGGRKARLTIYPDLGHNAWDPAYDDPALYAWLLEQALPSPTSTDKDKK; from the coding sequence ATGCGATACTGGACTGCGGCCTTGCTGGGCCTCGCACTCGTGGCTTCTCCCGCCGTCGCCAGGACGAAAGCTCGACCCGTTGTCGAGGGCCAGACACCCCAGCCGCCGATCGCGTCGGACAATTATCCGTACCAGTTGTTCGTACCGCAGGGTTATCTGACCAATGCGAGGACGCAATATCCCTTGCTGATCTTCCTCCACGGGTCGGGCGAACGCGGCGACGATGTGGCGAAGGTCAAGGTTCATGGCCCACCAAAGATCGCCGACCGCGACCCCGCCTTTCCCTTCCTCACCGTCTCGCCGCTGCTCGGCGCCGATCAGGATTGGGACATTGCAAAGCTCGACCGGCTCGTCGACCATATTGCGGCGACCTATCGCGTCGATCCCGCACGCATCTACCTCACCGGACTCAGCCGCGGCGGCCATGCGAGCTGGCGCTGGGCGATCGCCCAGCCGCGCCGCTTCGCCGCGGTCGCGCCCGTCGCGGGGCGCGGCAATCCCGGCGAGGCGTGTCGGTTGATGGACCTTCCCGTCTGGGCTTTCCACGGCGACCGCGACGATGTGGTGATCCCCGAAGGCAGCTTCGCCATGGCGCGGGCGATCCGTGCCTGCGGCGGGCGCAAGGCGCGGCTGACCATCTATCCCGACCTGGGCCACAATGCCTGGGATCCCGCCTATGACGATCCGGCGCTCTATGCCTGGCTGCTCGAACAGGCGCTCCCCTCCCCGACGAGCACCGACAAGGACAAGAAATGA
- a CDS encoding carbohydrate ABC transporter permease — translation MTGAMRPREARAGWAMSAPALAAILVFFVVPAMGSLFLSFTDFDIYALADLDNLRFVGFQNYERLLANPLFWKATTNTLLFVVIGTPFITLLSLFAAILVNSRWLAWRPVWRVALFAPYVTTLVATAVVWRYLLHTRYGLVNYLLSLFGIAPIDWLGSPTASLPAILIFVGWKTFGYNMIIFLAALQTVPRELDEAARIDGARWFTRLRHVTLPAIAPTVLLVSVLTVAGMFQLFAEPYVMTQGGPAQSTVTILYFMYEEGFKWWNLGSGAAVAFLLFLCILAVTLAQLRLARRSGAI, via the coding sequence GTGACCGGCGCGATGCGCCCCCGCGAAGCGCGCGCCGGATGGGCGATGAGCGCGCCGGCGCTCGCCGCGATACTCGTGTTCTTCGTCGTTCCCGCGATGGGTTCCTTGTTCCTCAGCTTCACCGACTTCGACATCTATGCGCTCGCCGACCTCGACAACCTGCGCTTCGTCGGTTTCCAGAATTATGAAAGACTCCTCGCCAACCCCTTGTTCTGGAAGGCGACGACGAACACATTGCTGTTCGTCGTTATCGGCACTCCCTTCATCACCCTGTTGTCGCTCTTCGCTGCCATACTCGTCAACTCGCGCTGGCTCGCGTGGCGACCGGTGTGGCGTGTCGCCTTGTTCGCACCCTATGTGACGACGCTCGTGGCTACGGCCGTCGTGTGGCGCTATCTGCTCCACACGCGCTACGGCCTCGTCAACTATCTGCTCTCGCTCTTCGGTATCGCGCCGATCGACTGGCTCGGCAGTCCGACCGCGTCGCTGCCCGCGATCCTGATCTTCGTCGGCTGGAAGACCTTCGGTTATAACATGATCATCTTCCTCGCCGCGCTCCAGACGGTGCCGCGCGAGCTTGACGAAGCGGCGCGCATCGATGGCGCCCGCTGGTTCACGCGCCTGCGCCACGTCACCCTGCCCGCGATCGCGCCGACGGTGCTGCTGGTGTCGGTGCTGACCGTTGCGGGCATGTTCCAGCTTTTCGCCGAACCCTATGTGATGACGCAGGGCGGTCCCGCCCAGTCGACCGTGACCATCCTCTATTTCATGTACGAGGAAGGGTTCAAATGGTGGAACCTGGGGTCGGGCGCCGCGGTGGCCTTCCTGCTCTTTCTCTGCATCCTCGCAGTGACCCTGGCGCAGCTCCGGCTGGCAAGACGGAGCGGCGCGATATGA
- a CDS encoding carbohydrate ABC transporter permease: MSLRRWTVTLLAAFVALLTIAPLLWMLSVSFMARGEAAQFPPPLLPGDPTLDNYRALFGTFGVGRFLLNSLLVSTLATLLALLFTIPAGYAFAKLRFKGRDATFRLLVAALVVPGQIGMLPLFLELKAMGLVNSYAGALVPWLAGIFGIFLVRQYSLSIPDEMLEAARIDGASEAQILRRIVLPILTPIIVTLALFVFLGSWNDFMWPLIVLADQDLYTLPVALAALSREHVQDNELMMAGAVVTTLPVLILFLALQRFYLSGLLAGSVKG; encoded by the coding sequence ATGAGCCTTCGCCGCTGGACCGTCACGCTGCTCGCCGCATTCGTCGCGCTGCTCACCATCGCGCCGCTGCTCTGGATGCTGTCGGTCAGCTTCATGGCGCGCGGCGAAGCGGCGCAATTCCCGCCGCCGCTGCTGCCGGGCGATCCGACGCTCGACAATTACCGCGCCCTGTTCGGCACCTTTGGCGTCGGGCGTTTCCTTCTTAACAGCCTGCTCGTCTCGACGCTCGCGACGCTGCTCGCGCTGCTTTTCACGATCCCGGCGGGCTATGCCTTTGCCAAGCTGCGCTTCAAGGGCCGCGATGCGACGTTCCGCCTGCTCGTCGCCGCGCTTGTCGTGCCGGGCCAGATCGGGATGCTGCCCCTGTTCCTCGAACTCAAGGCGATGGGGCTGGTCAACAGCTATGCCGGCGCGCTGGTGCCCTGGCTTGCGGGGATTTTCGGCATCTTTCTCGTCCGCCAATATAGCCTGTCGATCCCCGACGAAATGCTCGAAGCGGCGCGCATCGACGGCGCGAGCGAGGCGCAGATACTGCGCCGCATCGTGCTGCCGATCCTCACCCCGATCATCGTCACGCTCGCGCTGTTCGTGTTCCTCGGCAGCTGGAACGATTTCATGTGGCCGCTGATCGTCCTCGCCGATCAGGATCTTTACACCCTCCCGGTCGCCCTCGCCGCACTCAGCCGCGAGCATGTGCAGGACAATGAACTGATGATGGCGGGCGCCGTCGTCACTACCCTGCCCGTCCTCATCCTCTTCCTCGCCCTCCAGCGCTTCTACTTGAGCGGCCTTCTCGCGGGGAGCGTCAAGGGATGA